One Streptomyces sp. NBC_01237 genomic region harbors:
- a CDS encoding helix-turn-helix transcriptional regulator has translation MLTELGLDVTAEAVYRTMLSMPRAGVAAISAALGASEDAVRRALDELSELALVRPSVEQDGRLRAVSPDIGMEILMARRQAQLTAQQQRLDASRAAAVQLIAEYAELTPDSDHPGVEQLVGLDRIRDRLVSLTHGTREEVLSFSPDSVLTEAAIAASRPLNEDLLGRGVRMRTIYLDSVRNSRPTIEHANLLAGLGGHVRTAASLPIRMLIVDRSTALIPVSSNDTAAGAAILTGEGMLTALCALFETTWAAAQPLADVQVCGTDGLTAQQSTAIRLLAQGHTDESIAKRLGVSPRTARRIANELMERLTARSRFEAGVRAVQRGWLPPHA, from the coding sequence GTGTTGACCGAGCTCGGGCTGGACGTCACAGCCGAAGCTGTCTATCGCACCATGCTGTCCATGCCGCGAGCCGGTGTGGCCGCCATCTCGGCGGCCCTCGGGGCATCGGAGGACGCCGTGCGCCGGGCGCTGGACGAGCTCAGCGAACTGGCGCTCGTGCGGCCGTCGGTCGAGCAGGACGGGCGGTTGCGGGCCGTCTCGCCGGATATCGGGATGGAGATCCTGATGGCCCGGCGGCAGGCTCAACTCACGGCCCAGCAGCAGCGATTGGATGCTTCGAGGGCGGCTGCCGTGCAGCTCATAGCGGAGTACGCCGAACTGACGCCGGACAGTGATCATCCGGGCGTGGAGCAGCTCGTCGGGCTGGACAGGATCCGGGACCGGCTGGTCTCCCTGACTCACGGCACGAGGGAGGAGGTTCTGTCGTTCTCGCCGGACTCGGTGCTGACCGAGGCGGCCATCGCCGCCTCCCGACCTCTCAATGAGGACCTGCTCGGCCGTGGTGTAAGGATGCGCACGATCTACCTCGACAGCGTCCGCAACAGCCGGCCGACGATCGAGCACGCGAACCTGCTGGCAGGCTTGGGCGGGCATGTCCGTACCGCCGCTTCACTGCCCATACGCATGCTCATCGTGGACCGTTCCACCGCTCTGATTCCGGTCAGCAGCAACGACACCGCAGCCGGTGCGGCCATCCTGACCGGCGAGGGCATGCTCACCGCTCTCTGTGCGCTCTTCGAAACCACCTGGGCGGCCGCCCAGCCGCTCGCCGATGTCCAGGTATGCGGCACGGACGGTCTCACCGCGCAGCAGTCGACCGCGATCCGACTGCTGGCCCAGGGGCACACCGACGAGTCCATCGCCAAGCGGCTGGGAGTCTCGCCGAGGACCGCCCGGCGGATCGCCAACGAGCTGATGGAGCGATTGACCGCCCGTAGCCGTTTCGAGGCCGGGGTCCGTGCCGTCCAGCGCGGCTGGCTGCCGCCGCACGCCTGA